A genome region from Streptomyces pratensis includes the following:
- a CDS encoding arsenate reductase ArsC, translating into MPEKPSVLFVCVHNAGRSQMAAAWLTHLAGDRVEVRSAGSNPGDAVNPAAVDAMAEVGIDISAETPKILTVDAVKESDVCITMGCGDTCPVFPGKRYLDWKLEDPAGQGVEAVRPIRDEIKVMVEGLIAEIAPEKTA; encoded by the coding sequence ATGCCCGAGAAGCCCTCTGTGCTGTTCGTCTGTGTCCACAACGCCGGCCGCTCTCAGATGGCCGCCGCGTGGCTGACTCACCTGGCCGGGGACCGCGTCGAGGTCCGCTCCGCAGGCTCGAACCCGGGCGACGCGGTGAACCCGGCCGCCGTCGATGCGATGGCTGAGGTCGGCATCGACATCTCCGCCGAGACTCCGAAGATCCTCACCGTCGACGCGGTGAAGGAGTCGGACGTCTGCATCACGATGGGCTGCGGCGACACCTGCCCCGTCTTCCCGGGCAAGCGCTACCTGGACTGGAAGCTTGAAGACCCGGCCGGTCAGGGTGTGGAAGCTGTGCGCCCGATCCGTGACGAGATCAAGGTCATGGTCGAGGGCCTGATCGCCGAGATCGCCCCGGAGAAGACGGCATGA
- a CDS encoding ArsR/SmtB family transcription factor, with the protein MMTSVDTELIRVLGDPLRFQIVTLLARETLCASHLVEETGARQTNLSNHLRVLREAGVVETEPCGRFTYYKLRPDVIAQLAGQFTDLAESASNAAENKRACP; encoded by the coding sequence ATGATGACGTCAGTCGACACTGAACTGATCAGGGTGCTGGGCGATCCGCTCCGCTTCCAGATCGTGACTCTGCTCGCCCGCGAGACGCTGTGTGCCAGCCACCTGGTGGAGGAGACCGGCGCCCGGCAGACCAACCTCTCCAACCACCTGAGAGTGCTGCGCGAGGCGGGTGTGGTGGAGACCGAGCCGTGCGGTCGTTTCACGTACTACAAGCTCCGACCCGACGTCATCGCCCAGCTCGCCGGCCAGTTCACCGACCTGGCCGAGTCCGCCAGCAACGCCGCCGAGAACAAGAGGGCCTGTCCGTGA
- the arsB gene encoding ACR3 family arsenite efflux transporter produces MTPTEAPATTEDSSVVQKLSTLDRFLAVWILLAMALGLGLGRLIPGLNDALAKVEIGGISLPIAVGLLIMMYPVLAKVRYDKLDAVTGDRKLMVSSLVINWLIGPAVMFALAWIFLPDLPEYRTGLIIVGLARCIAMVIIWNDLACGDREAAAVLVALNSVFQVIAFGLLGWLYLDLLPGWLGLGEGETLDISMWKIALNVVIFLGVPLLAGFLTRRLGEKRMGRESYEAKFLPKIGPWALYGLLFTIIILFALQGKTITSQPLDVVRIALPLLVYFAIMFFGTFLIGKAIGLAYDRTATLAFTAAGNNFELAIAVAIGTFGVTSGQALSGVVGPLIEVPVLIALVYVSLAWRKKYTSSALTTSTTQH; encoded by the coding sequence GTGACCCCCACCGAAGCACCCGCGACGACCGAGGACTCCTCGGTCGTCCAGAAGCTGTCCACCCTGGACCGCTTCCTCGCCGTCTGGATCCTTCTGGCCATGGCCCTGGGCCTCGGCCTCGGCCGTTTGATTCCCGGCCTGAACGACGCACTGGCGAAGGTGGAAATAGGCGGCATCTCCCTGCCCATCGCCGTCGGCCTGCTGATCATGATGTACCCGGTCCTCGCCAAGGTCCGCTACGACAAGCTCGACGCGGTCACCGGCGACCGCAAGCTGATGGTCTCCTCGCTGGTCATCAACTGGCTCATCGGCCCGGCCGTCATGTTCGCGCTGGCCTGGATCTTCCTGCCTGACCTGCCCGAGTACCGCACCGGCCTGATCATCGTCGGCCTGGCCCGATGCATCGCCATGGTCATCATCTGGAACGACCTGGCCTGCGGCGACCGCGAGGCAGCCGCCGTCCTGGTGGCCCTGAACTCGGTCTTCCAGGTCATTGCGTTCGGCCTGCTCGGGTGGCTCTACCTCGACCTGCTGCCGGGCTGGCTCGGCCTGGGCGAAGGCGAGACGCTCGACATCTCCATGTGGAAGATCGCCCTGAACGTCGTCATCTTCCTCGGCGTGCCCCTGCTCGCCGGCTTCCTCACCCGACGCCTGGGCGAGAAGAGGATGGGCCGCGAGTCCTACGAGGCGAAGTTCCTGCCGAAGATCGGCCCCTGGGCCCTGTACGGCCTGCTCTTCACGATCATCATCCTCTTCGCCCTCCAGGGAAAGACGATCACCTCGCAGCCGCTGGACGTGGTCCGCATCGCGCTGCCGCTCCTCGTGTACTTCGCGATCATGTTCTTCGGCACCTTCCTTATCGGCAAGGCCATCGGCCTGGCCTACGACCGCACCGCGACCCTCGCCTTCACCGCGGCGGGCAACAACTTCGAGCTCGCCATCGCGGTGGCCATCGGCACCTTCGGCGTGACCTCTGGCCAGGCGCTTTCCGGCGTCGTCGGCCCGCTGATCGAGGTCCCGGTCCTGATCGCGCTGGTCTACGTGTCCCTGGCCTGGCGGAAGAAGTACACCTCATCCGCGCTCACTACCAGCACCACACAGCACTGA
- a CDS encoding ArsO family NAD(P)H-dependent flavin-containing monooxygenase: protein MTRAVDVVVIGGGQAGLAAGYYLRRQNLDFVILDAQPTTGGAWQHTWDSLRLFSPAAYSSLPGWLMPVQDGAEYPDADHVVRYLSAYEERYALPVQRPVQVEAVRRDGERLRVETDTGAWSARAVVSATGTWWRPFLPAVPGRETFAGRQLHTVQYRSPREFAGQRVIVVGGGNSGAQIAADLAAHTDLTWVTQRPARFLADDIDGRALFDAATARRRAVDTGDTDTGGVASLGDIVAVAPVRAARDAGLLKAQPMFARLTEDGAEWADGTRAEAAAVIWCTGFRPALSHLAPLGLRGDRGHIPTHGTRAVDEPRLHLLGYGDWTGPASATLIGVGRPARDAVRDITTLLG, encoded by the coding sequence GTGACGCGAGCGGTGGATGTAGTGGTGATCGGCGGCGGCCAAGCAGGGCTCGCCGCCGGTTACTACCTGCGTCGCCAGAACCTCGACTTCGTCATCCTCGACGCCCAGCCCACAACAGGCGGCGCGTGGCAGCACACATGGGACTCCCTCCGCCTGTTCTCCCCGGCCGCATACTCCTCCCTCCCGGGCTGGCTGATGCCCGTCCAGGACGGAGCGGAGTACCCGGACGCGGATCACGTCGTCCGGTACCTGTCCGCGTACGAAGAGCGCTACGCCCTGCCCGTTCAGCGGCCGGTCCAAGTAGAGGCCGTACGCCGTGATGGTGAGCGATTGCGGGTGGAGACGGACACGGGTGCCTGGTCCGCCCGCGCGGTCGTCTCGGCGACCGGGACCTGGTGGCGGCCCTTTCTCCCTGCCGTCCCCGGCCGCGAGACGTTCGCCGGCCGCCAGCTGCACACCGTGCAGTACCGCAGCCCTCGCGAGTTCGCAGGGCAGCGGGTCATCGTTGTCGGAGGAGGCAACTCCGGGGCACAGATCGCCGCCGACCTCGCAGCGCACACGGACCTGACCTGGGTCACCCAACGGCCTGCGCGTTTCCTGGCCGACGACATCGACGGCCGCGCACTCTTCGACGCCGCCACCGCCCGCCGCCGCGCCGTGGACACCGGGGACACGGACACAGGAGGCGTCGCCTCGCTGGGCGACATCGTCGCCGTCGCACCGGTCCGCGCCGCACGGGATGCCGGCCTCCTCAAGGCACAGCCGATGTTCGCCCGGCTCACCGAGGACGGTGCGGAGTGGGCGGACGGAACGAGAGCGGAAGCCGCAGCGGTCATCTGGTGCACTGGCTTCCGGCCCGCCCTGTCTCACCTCGCCCCGCTGGGCCTGCGCGGCGATCGCGGCCACATCCCCACCCACGGCACCCGGGCGGTGGACGAACCGCGCCTGCATCTCCTCGGCTACGGCGATTGGACGGGACCCGCCTCGGCCACGCTGATCGGCGTCGGCCGCCCAGCCCGGGACGCCGTCCGCGACATCACCACCCTGTTGGGCTGA
- a CDS encoding TIGR02391 family protein has protein sequence MSIDIEWARAELASFLKLTELYSPPDPPGVVVFSSRLANRGGGREIVASAQVVEQILDRVLPRWRTEVPDDRNKSVNRWCQHREAVQRADAVLLREAEVRERLGDDAPQVSAAAMHRWVWDGARSLWRSGHFREAVTAAARKVNAETQNKVARRDVSETALFQSVFSKDAAKLGQPRLRLMADDGSDTFRSVHRGAMSFAEGCFAGIRNPNSHEDGLPELPEHEALEQLAAFSVLARWVDAAALDEP, from the coding sequence ATGAGCATCGATATCGAATGGGCCCGGGCCGAGTTGGCCAGCTTCCTGAAGCTGACCGAGCTGTACTCGCCGCCCGATCCACCTGGCGTGGTCGTCTTCAGCAGCCGCCTGGCCAACCGCGGCGGAGGCCGCGAGATCGTGGCGAGTGCCCAGGTCGTGGAACAGATCCTGGACCGGGTCCTGCCGCGATGGCGCACTGAGGTTCCCGACGACCGCAACAAGTCCGTCAACCGCTGGTGCCAGCACCGTGAAGCGGTCCAGCGTGCTGACGCTGTCCTGCTGCGGGAGGCGGAGGTGCGCGAGCGGCTCGGGGACGACGCACCCCAGGTCAGTGCGGCGGCCATGCACCGGTGGGTGTGGGATGGGGCCAGGTCCCTGTGGCGGAGCGGGCACTTCCGTGAGGCGGTCACCGCCGCCGCCAGGAAGGTCAACGCCGAGACCCAGAACAAGGTTGCACGCCGCGACGTGAGCGAAACCGCCCTGTTCCAGAGTGTGTTCTCCAAGGACGCGGCCAAGCTCGGTCAGCCTCGCCTTCGTCTGATGGCGGACGACGGCAGTGACACCTTCCGCAGTGTGCACCGCGGTGCGATGTCCTTCGCCGAGGGCTGCTTTGCGGGCATCCGGAATCCCAACAGCCATGAGGACGGGCTGCCGGAACTGCCGGAGCACGAAGCCCTGGAACAGCTCGCGGCCTTCAGCGTCCTGGCGCGCTGGGTGGACGCCGCAGCCCTCGACGAACCCTGA
- a CDS encoding ArsR/SmtB family transcription factor gives MSNLRSLPVLEQAVVPCCPPLTERPLSAEEAERTAKMFKALGDPVRLRLFSAVASHEGGEACVCDISDVGVSQPTVSHHLKKLREAGLLSSERRGTWVYYRVEPSVLAAMGQLLSAAA, from the coding sequence ATGTCGAATCTCAGGTCGTTGCCCGTGCTGGAGCAGGCTGTCGTGCCGTGCTGCCCGCCGCTGACCGAACGGCCCTTGAGTGCGGAGGAGGCCGAGCGGACGGCGAAGATGTTCAAGGCGCTCGGTGACCCGGTCCGCCTGCGCCTCTTTTCCGCTGTCGCGTCGCACGAGGGCGGCGAGGCGTGCGTCTGCGACATCTCCGACGTGGGCGTCTCCCAGCCGACGGTCTCCCATCACCTGAAGAAGCTGCGGGAGGCTGGCCTGCTCAGTTCTGAGCGGCGCGGAACGTGGGTCTACTACCGCGTGGAGCCCTCTGTCCTCGCGGCCATGGGGCAGCTGCTGTCTGCCGCCGCCTGA
- a CDS encoding flavin-containing monooxygenase, which translates to MEQFDVVVIGGGQSGLAAAEALVGEGLRPVVLEASHRATGSWPRYYDSLTLFSPARFSALPGLPFGGNGDRYPHRDDVVDYLSRYADRLDVEVRTRTRVVSVTIADGRRVEAAGIVAATGAFGNPLLPALPGQEGFTGEVVHAADYRRPAPYAGKRVIVVGGGNTAVQVGYELAEVADVTLASRNPVQFLAQIREGRDVHHWLTSTGFDQLPPAWLIHYIGGTLVLDGGRYRKALESGYLARRAMFTALEGDAVVWGDGSREKTDTVLLATGYRSSLDYLKPLGALDADGMPLHRGGLSLTHPGLVYLGLEFQRSFASNTLRGVGRDAAYVIPPLAAHIRKAPAAAGL; encoded by the coding sequence ATGGAGCAATTCGATGTTGTGGTGATCGGCGGCGGGCAGTCCGGCCTTGCTGCTGCCGAAGCTCTGGTGGGGGAGGGGCTTCGGCCGGTCGTTCTGGAAGCCTCGCACCGTGCGACCGGTTCGTGGCCGCGGTATTACGACAGCCTCACGCTGTTTTCCCCGGCGCGGTTCAGCGCCCTCCCGGGCCTGCCATTCGGCGGGAACGGAGACCGCTATCCCCACCGGGATGACGTGGTTGATTACCTGAGCCGCTACGCGGACCGCCTGGATGTCGAAGTCCGTACGCGTACCCGCGTCGTCAGCGTGACAATCGCCGACGGCCGGAGGGTAGAGGCGGCCGGAATCGTCGCGGCCACGGGCGCTTTCGGTAATCCACTGCTGCCCGCCCTGCCTGGCCAGGAGGGCTTCACCGGTGAGGTGGTGCACGCCGCCGACTACCGCCGCCCCGCACCGTATGCGGGCAAGAGGGTCATTGTCGTGGGGGGAGGCAATACCGCTGTCCAGGTCGGCTACGAACTCGCGGAAGTGGCTGACGTGACGCTCGCCAGCCGCAACCCCGTGCAGTTCCTCGCACAGATACGGGAGGGCCGGGATGTGCACCACTGGCTGACGTCCACCGGGTTCGACCAGCTGCCGCCGGCCTGGCTGATCCACTACATCGGTGGCACCCTCGTCCTGGACGGCGGTCGCTACCGGAAGGCCCTGGAGAGCGGTTACCTGGCCAGGCGCGCGATGTTCACCGCCCTCGAAGGCGACGCGGTCGTTTGGGGCGATGGCAGCCGCGAGAAGACCGACACCGTGCTGCTGGCCACCGGATACCGGTCCAGCCTGGACTATCTCAAGCCGCTCGGCGCCCTGGACGCCGACGGCATGCCGCTGCACCGCGGCGGACTGTCCCTGACCCATCCCGGCCTGGTCTACCTGGGCCTGGAATTCCAGCGGTCCTTCGCCTCCAACACTCTGCGCGGTGTGGGCCGCGACGCCGCATACGTCATTCCTCCCCTAGCCGCCCACATCCGCAAGGCACCGGCCGCCGCCGGCCTTTGA
- a CDS encoding NAD(P)-binding domain-containing protein codes for MNAPTTALPTVVIGAGPAGLAAAAHLTGHGMETLVLEAGPTAGSAVREWGHVRLFSTWSEVVDPAAEKLLSPTGWTAPDGDTYPSGADWAEKYLQPLADLLGDKVRYGTTVTGVSRLGRDRIVDADREQQPFTVRIKSADGTEERILARAVIDASGTWSTPSPIGADGLPALGEHAASARISYRIPDLKDPAVRARYAGKRTAVIGSGASAFTALATLADIAKDEPGTHSVWILRRGVSGSTFGGGSADQLPARGALGLAAKAAVDNGYADAVTGFRTEVIERSDDERLTLVAEDGRRLDPVDEVIVLTGLRPDLSFLSELRLGLDERLQAPVELAPLIDPNQHSCGTVYPHGHRELSHPEQGLYLVGMKSYGRAPTFLAMTGYEQVRSITAALAGDVESADRVELTLPETGVCGGAGLFDDPSAGEADGGGCCAPAPALVQIGASSPASAASAEEPAPSGGCCA; via the coding sequence GTGAACGCGCCCACCACCGCCCTGCCCACCGTGGTGATCGGAGCTGGCCCCGCCGGCTTGGCTGCCGCCGCCCACCTCACCGGGCACGGTATGGAAACCCTGGTCCTGGAGGCCGGCCCCACAGCGGGCAGCGCGGTGCGCGAGTGGGGGCACGTGCGGCTGTTCTCGACGTGGTCCGAGGTTGTGGACCCGGCCGCCGAGAAGCTCCTGTCCCCCACGGGCTGGACTGCGCCCGACGGCGACACCTACCCCTCCGGCGCGGACTGGGCGGAGAAGTACCTCCAGCCGCTCGCCGACCTCCTCGGCGACAAGGTCCGCTACGGCACCACCGTCACCGGCGTCTCCCGCCTCGGCCGCGACCGCATCGTCGACGCCGACCGTGAGCAGCAGCCCTTCACCGTGCGCATCAAGAGCGCGGACGGCACCGAGGAGCGGATTCTCGCCCGAGCCGTGATCGACGCCTCCGGCACCTGGTCCACCCCCAGCCCTATCGGCGCCGACGGACTTCCCGCCCTCGGCGAGCACGCTGCCTCGGCGCGGATCTCCTACCGCATCCCCGACCTCAAGGACCCCGCCGTCCGCGCCCGGTACGCCGGGAAGCGCACCGCCGTCATCGGCTCCGGTGCCTCCGCCTTCACCGCTCTCGCCACGCTCGCGGACATCGCGAAGGACGAACCCGGCACCCACTCCGTCTGGATCCTGCGACGTGGGGTCAGCGGCTCCACATTCGGCGGCGGCAGCGCAGACCAGCTCCCCGCCCGTGGCGCCCTGGGCCTGGCGGCGAAGGCCGCTGTCGACAACGGGTATGCCGATGCAGTCACCGGTTTCCGCACCGAAGTCATCGAGCGCAGTGACGACGAGCGCCTGACCCTGGTGGCTGAGGACGGGCGCCGCCTCGACCCGGTGGACGAAGTCATCGTCCTGACCGGGCTGCGCCCCGACCTGTCGTTCCTGTCCGAGCTCCGCCTTGGTCTGGACGAGCGCCTTCAGGCACCGGTGGAGCTCGCCCCGCTGATCGATCCCAACCAGCACTCCTGCGGCACCGTCTATCCCCACGGCCACCGCGAACTGTCCCACCCCGAGCAGGGCCTCTACCTCGTCGGCATGAAGTCCTACGGCCGCGCCCCCACCTTCCTCGCCATGACCGGATACGAGCAGGTCCGCTCCATCACCGCAGCCCTCGCCGGTGACGTGGAGTCCGCCGACCGCGTCGAGCTCACTTTGCCTGAGACCGGAGTCTGCGGCGGCGCCGGGCTCTTCGACGATCCTTCTGCGGGAGAGGCGGACGGCGGCGGTTGCTGCGCTCCGGCACCCGCTCTGGTGCAGATCGGTGCTTCCTCGCCCGCCTCCGCTGCGAGTGCCGAGGAGCCCGCGCCGTCCGGTGGCTGCTGCGCGTGA
- a CDS encoding C40 family peptidase produces the protein MASHRRPKQQTRSFATALSVTAAAAVALSTQSASADPLPDPNKKGVKAQVDRLYEEATQATEKYNGAKEKSDGLQKQVTNLQEATARKQAELNELRGNLGAAAAAQYRSGGLDPSVQLFLSADPDAYLEQASGLDRISSRQATALEQYLKQQRALQQQRSQASQKLKDLDDTRKELGTKKKEIQGKLAEAQRLLNTLTAKERAKITDEEDRANRSSDRVDLGNEASASQRTASAFSAAKSRVGMPYVWGATGPNSFDCSGLTSWAFRQAGVSLPRTSQAQANAGTRINSLSALKPGDLIIMRSDLSHVGFYAGNGQILHSPKPGAQVRYESIARSGMPFMWGVRIS, from the coding sequence GTGGCGTCCCACCGTCGTCCTAAGCAGCAAACCCGGAGCTTCGCGACCGCGCTCTCCGTGACAGCAGCGGCGGCCGTCGCCCTGTCGACACAGTCGGCTTCGGCCGACCCCCTTCCCGACCCGAACAAGAAGGGCGTCAAAGCTCAGGTCGACCGCCTGTACGAGGAAGCCACGCAGGCTACCGAAAAGTACAACGGGGCGAAGGAGAAGTCCGACGGGCTCCAGAAGCAGGTCACCAATCTGCAGGAGGCGACCGCGCGCAAGCAGGCTGAACTCAATGAGCTGCGCGGCAACCTGGGAGCGGCAGCGGCGGCACAGTACCGGTCCGGTGGACTGGACCCGTCGGTACAGCTCTTCCTCTCAGCGGATCCTGACGCCTACTTGGAGCAGGCGTCAGGTCTCGACCGCATAAGTTCCAGGCAAGCCACCGCCCTGGAGCAGTACCTGAAGCAGCAGCGTGCGCTCCAGCAGCAGCGCAGCCAGGCATCGCAGAAGTTGAAGGATCTCGACGACACACGCAAGGAACTGGGGACCAAGAAGAAGGAGATCCAGGGCAAGCTGGCCGAGGCGCAAAGGCTGCTGAACACGCTGACCGCCAAGGAGCGCGCGAAGATCACCGATGAAGAGGACCGCGCCAACCGCTCCAGCGACCGCGTCGACCTCGGCAATGAAGCCAGCGCGTCCCAGCGCACCGCCTCGGCATTCAGCGCGGCCAAGAGCCGCGTCGGCATGCCCTACGTCTGGGGAGCGACCGGCCCGAACTCCTTCGACTGCTCCGGACTGACCTCCTGGGCGTTCCGCCAGGCCGGGGTCTCCCTGCCTCGCACCTCCCAAGCGCAGGCCAACGCCGGAACCCGCATCAACTCCCTGAGCGCCCTCAAGCCCGGCGACCTCATCATCATGCGCAGCGACCTGAGCCATGTCGGCTTCTACGCCGGCAACGGACAGATACTTCACTCCCCCAAGCCCGGCGCTCAAGTACGGTACGAGTCCATCGCCCGCAGCGGAATGCCCTTCATGTGGGGCGTACGGATCAGCTGA
- a CDS encoding M56 family metallopeptidase translates to MNAAPALIGYMAMVGFAAPPLMQRSKWPHRAPVLAVLVWQALALSFSLSAALTAYHLATPTEHLHAGFVGVLHACGLHDGVGRPDPGTAEQLATALPGVVLLSLFGSFVWHVVRARRARNRHRRTLDIVGYRSDRLHATVLPYGAPAAYCLPGHAPRIVVSDSAVRLLSARQLDAVLEHERAHVAGRHHLVLATAEAFVSVFRWVPLARHAREQTALLLEMIADDRAVRTHSHAVFATAMYEMAAVRAPRGAFAVGGHTVLIRLRRVLGPDGDPHPVVIGAAAVAAAVAPLLPLLLACPPNLA, encoded by the coding sequence ATGAACGCGGCACCGGCCCTGATCGGCTACATGGCCATGGTCGGTTTCGCTGCGCCCCCACTGATGCAGCGCAGCAAATGGCCGCACCGAGCACCTGTCCTGGCGGTGCTCGTGTGGCAGGCCCTGGCGCTGTCGTTCTCCCTCTCGGCCGCGCTTACGGCGTACCACCTCGCCACTCCCACGGAACATCTTCACGCTGGCTTCGTTGGTGTGCTGCACGCGTGCGGACTGCATGATGGCGTCGGCAGGCCGGACCCTGGCACCGCGGAACAACTGGCAACCGCTCTGCCGGGAGTCGTTCTGCTGTCGCTGTTCGGCAGCTTCGTATGGCATGTGGTGCGAGCGCGCAGGGCGCGTAACCGGCACCGGAGAACCCTGGACATCGTGGGCTACCGCTCGGACCGCCTGCACGCGACGGTGCTTCCGTACGGCGCCCCGGCGGCCTACTGCCTGCCCGGGCACGCTCCTCGAATCGTCGTCAGCGATTCGGCTGTGCGGCTGCTCTCGGCTCGGCAGCTCGACGCTGTCCTGGAACACGAGCGGGCCCACGTAGCGGGCCGCCACCATCTGGTGCTGGCGACAGCGGAGGCATTCGTTTCAGTGTTCCGGTGGGTGCCACTGGCACGGCACGCCAGGGAACAGACCGCACTCCTGCTGGAGATGATCGCCGACGACCGCGCGGTGCGTACGCACTCGCATGCCGTCTTCGCCACCGCGATGTACGAGATGGCGGCGGTGCGCGCCCCGCGGGGCGCCTTCGCGGTGGGCGGCCACACCGTGCTCATCCGCTTGCGCCGCGTTCTGGGACCGGACGGTGATCCTCACCCCGTCGTCATCGGCGCTGCGGCTGTCGCTGCCGCTGTTGCCCCGCTGCTTCCCCTGCTCCTGGCGTGCCCGCCGAACCTCGCCTGA
- a CDS encoding BlaI/MecI/CopY family transcriptional regulator, with protein MRRLGDLEAEIMDRLWAWDRPATVREIVDDINTQRPVAYSTVMTVTNILHSKGWLLRDKKQGRAWLYTPVRSREAYAAALMEDGLGASTDRPATLLHFVENMSEEEVAALREALRTVGMQAEE; from the coding sequence ATGCGACGGCTGGGGGATCTGGAGGCGGAGATCATGGACCGTCTCTGGGCGTGGGACCGTCCGGCGACCGTCCGCGAGATCGTTGACGACATCAACACTCAGCGGCCTGTTGCCTACAGCACCGTGATGACGGTGACCAACATCCTCCACAGCAAGGGCTGGCTGCTGCGCGACAAGAAGCAGGGGCGGGCCTGGCTCTACACGCCGGTCCGCAGCCGTGAGGCATACGCGGCGGCGCTCATGGAGGACGGCCTGGGCGCCAGCACCGACCGCCCCGCCACTCTTCTTCACTTCGTCGAAAACATGTCGGAGGAAGAGGTGGCCGCGCTGCGTGAAGCGCTGCGGACTGTCGGTATGCAGGCCGAGGAATGA
- a CDS encoding alpha/beta fold hydrolase produces MRDFVYHGSDGCQLHATALGQGPGIVLLHGGGPDRYSLLPLARLLADDFSVVLPDVRGYGRSVCTDPDRHHWAQYTDDVEALLGHLGWHRAVVGGTGLGGTVTLRAAAACPDSIRAAVVISMEDIEDDAAKEAESAMLDAFAVRVNQRGIDAAWEPILPMLAPVIGALVRDAIPRSHPASIAAACAIGRDRAFTQVTELASITVPTLVIAGADARHPAALASEAARILPHGHLADVSLSASLETAVDLAEALAPAIRDFLITHR; encoded by the coding sequence ATGCGCGACTTCGTCTATCACGGCAGCGACGGTTGCCAACTGCATGCCACGGCGCTCGGGCAAGGACCGGGAATTGTCCTGCTGCACGGCGGCGGCCCCGACCGTTACAGCCTGCTGCCGCTTGCACGTTTGCTCGCCGACGATTTCAGCGTCGTCCTGCCCGACGTGCGCGGCTACGGCCGCTCGGTGTGCACTGACCCTGACCGTCACCACTGGGCCCAGTACACCGACGACGTCGAGGCCCTGCTGGGCCATCTCGGATGGCACCGGGCGGTAGTGGGAGGTACAGGGCTGGGCGGCACCGTTACATTGCGGGCCGCAGCGGCCTGCCCGGACAGCATCCGTGCCGCCGTGGTCATCAGCATGGAAGACATCGAGGACGACGCTGCAAAGGAAGCGGAGTCGGCGATGCTCGATGCGTTCGCCGTACGCGTGAACCAGCGCGGCATCGACGCGGCATGGGAGCCCATTCTGCCCATGCTGGCTCCCGTCATCGGGGCCCTCGTACGTGATGCCATTCCGCGTTCGCACCCGGCGAGCATCGCCGCCGCCTGTGCCATCGGCCGAGACCGGGCCTTCACCCAAGTCACCGAACTGGCTTCGATCACCGTGCCCACATTGGTCATTGCGGGTGCCGACGCACGCCACCCCGCAGCCCTGGCCAGCGAGGCAGCTCGCATCCTGCCGCACGGTCATCTCGCCGACGTATCCCTGTCAGCCAGCCTGGAAACGGCGGTTGACCTGGCCGAAGCTCTGGCACCAGCCATCCGGGACTTTCTGATCACACATCGCTGA